ACAATAGACAAGAGGACATCCACTCGAGGATTTAGAATACTTTCCCATTAACGGAGAGATGAATCGCGCTCGCGTGCAGCCTCGTAGTGTAAATCATGggctgtttgggggagcttcttcCGGCTGcaatttttaggaaaagttgCTTTTGCTAGAAGTTGTCCCAAACCGTTcacatattttagaaaatgaactaagaatccagaagctggagaagctgggtttaggagtttttctagattatcAGAAACTGGCTACCAAACTGCTGCTTCTCAAAATCTAAAGCTCTCTCAAACATGCCCTATAATCAAACTAGTCCTCTTTagctcctaaaaattttcgtgTTCAAACCAGTCGTATGGAGTCtttgacacatatataaaacatttgttacattaattatgttaaaagaataactaattatatagtttgaAATGAATTTGCGAGATAAACATTTCGAGCataattagttcataattagcaaTGACTGTTACAGTAaatcacatgtgctaatgacaaattaattagacttaaaaaatttatctcgtAGTTTCATAACAtcctatataattatttttaattaatcaccGAAATAGTCTTTCAACATCAAGTCAAAACTTTGATATGACACCCAAACCAAAAGTTTTCGCTCAGAAGGGCTTGAGTTGTCTTTTCGTTTTCActagtataaattaaatttaaatttttttaactttaaatttagagtggattttagactttttttcaccataatttattttctaaacttaacttttaaatcactaggAGTACAtgtatgaaagttttatttataaattattttttatttaaaaatatgtgttttttatttttttaaaagggcGAACAGTCGCCCGGGGATCGGCTGTCCATGCTGTATATGTGGGCAATGAGAGTGAGTGATGCGACCAGTAAGGCTTCGGGACGAAGGCACCGTCGTCCTTCCGACCTTTGTGCTCCACGAAGTCCATGCCAGATAAGAGTATATGattctttatttctttacTGAAAGGGATATCTTACTgtccttaaaaaaacatttcaagATACTTGatataagataaatatattaaaattttactctaaaattacgacacatcatatttttagaaatagtaaaattattttttaaaaaatattctttatcACCGTGACGTGACGGCCtccacctctctctcctcttccactcttttttttcccctccccctcccgcaAGCAAGTGAAGATGACGACGGGCGACGGCTCGGCAAAATGGTTCTAAGGACCATCGGGTTATGGGCCCATCTAGTCCAACATGGCAATAAATACCACCCTGGATGAGACCATCCGTTATTTTCCTTGGATGAAACGATTTTTACAAGGTTTAACGAATGATATAGGTGCTGTTTGTTTTCATAAGTCTTacgactaaaaattagtcctaggactaaaacataagtctcttttagtcctaccatgtttgtttggagggactaAAACCCCATTAAATAACCTACTCAATAGTACACATCACACATACATAGCTATAAGTCTAGAGTAGTAGAGTAGGTGTACTAGAGtcctttagtcccttttagcatCTCCCCTAGGGGCTTATGGACCTAGATAGTTTTAGTCTTTTTAGTTCCTCCTATTTAGTATTTTAGGagctaaaagagactaaagtgGAGAGACTTATGGATTAATCCTTCCAAACAAACAACCCCATAGGCCCACAACACAGACCAAGCATCCTGCTGAGAAATGAATGATTCTAAAGACTAACTGGTTCGTCGATCCAAGCATGTTGTAATGTGGAGTTCCAAACATCCATCCTttttataattcatatatgtctatattttttgtgttttgctaCTACAttcctttgttttatattccTATAACTtatttcatgcattttttttctcgagtTGTAGACATGAcctaaaggaaaaaaaagaataatggACAATGATGCTATATTTCCATATCCGACCCAAATACATATGGATACAATCAGTCTCGAGATTATTACATGTGTGATTCAGTCTTCAAAATCACACGATTTTTTTGTCTATCATATCTTAACCGTAGCATTGAGATTTCTCCTCGTGTTCTGCTTATCCCTTCGTCTCTCTCACGCACGCACGTAGGAACTCACCCACCCACTCAACTCATCCTCCTTTGCCGCTACCACCCAATCATGCCATTGCTTCCTCCCCATTCTCTTCTAAATTCCATTAGCATGTCCAGTCACCTCTCCTCACCTCCTAATCACTCTCATTTTGCTCATTCCCACCTCTGACGCCATCCTTGCAGCTCCATCGCTTGGTCGGCCAACCGACCGTATCCATGATCCACCTTCTATCCGACGACCATCCATGACTATCCTTCTAAAGCCGAGAAACACATCCTAATTCCTCGGTCCTCACAATCCCCCACCACCATCCTCCCTcaccctaaccctaaaaccTAATATGCACATCATCCGTAAAAGCTCGAGCTCATTGGTAGGGCTAGCAATTTCCCATGCGGGGCGGGGACGTTTTCGCCCCGTGGGGAGTCGGGGCCGGGTCCGAGGACACTTTGTACCTATGGTTTCCCCACGGGGACTCGAGGATGCAAATTAGACTTTTGAATGTAAGGCCCAAAACACTAAAGCCCACTAAAGTATAACCAAACcctagctcctcctcctcctctctccctccctcatAGCCTCACTCTATCACGCGacatgcggcggcggctcggcaaCCAGGCGACGCAGCACGAAGACGGCGAGAGCGGCCGCGCGACGGTTAGGGTGGCTCGGCTGccggtgggggggggggggggtagtGACACGGCCGGGGCTCGACGACGCGCATCAGTTGGCTAGGGCAACTTGGCCAGGGTTCGACGACTCGCGATGGCAGGGGCGACTCAGCGGTAGGTTGGGACGGTGCGGCGACGCTATGACGCGGCAACGTCAGTGAGttatctttctctctctgtgcGTGGTTTGTTGGGGATGTCGGGGACCCTAAGGGACGGGGACAGAGGTCGTTTCTCTCCTCCCGAATTCCGTTTCAGAGCCAGGGCGTTCTAGATGTCCCCATTGTCCTAACCCTACGCATTAGAGGTTGTTGGCGCTCACCGGAGACCAAGCCTAAGCATGGATCTTTGCACCGGtgtataagagcaagtttaatagtatagccaactagtagctccaattcatctatagtcaatctaataatcaaCTTATACAATAGCTACCTACAAAGTATATACTATCATGTCTCACATGTTATACATACATTGTGTATTGGAGTCCATGCttcagctgactataaattagtagcccgtTCTTTCTCTCCCTACTAtcttatctccttaaaatatgtctgtagctagcttatagcatgctattgtACATGTTCTAAGCAAAACCGCCTTCAGAAATTTTGACGTCTTTCGCGTGGCCGTCCGATTCATCCCGTGAGGCGAAGATCCAACCGTCCATCCCACTCGTTGCCCTACCTTTTTGCTCTGCTCgcgtgggtcccacccgcaGTCTCAGGAgacgcctcctccctctcccttcgctcctccgccgccaccctcctctccctcccgctcgcgcactccgccgccgccgccgccgccgccgccgctcgtctcCAATGGCATCCTtagcccgcgccgccgccgccgccgcaaggaCCGTGCTCCGCCCGGCGCCCCTCGCCGGTCGCGTCCTCGGCTCGCcgctccccgcgcccctcGCGTCGTCTCCTGCCcccgcccgagccgcccgTATCCTTCGCAGGTAGGTGTCTAGGCGACTCGAGAGGTTGACGAATggatgggggggggggtacaCTGGTTTCGTGGGCGTGCGCTTACTTTTGAGATTGCTGCAGGACGGCAGCGGCGTCCGCGGGGCTGGAGACGCTGACGCCCCTGCACAGCGCGGTGGCGGGGGCGCGGCTGAGGTCCTGCATCGCCGCCGACTCCTCCTGCTGGAGCTCGCTCTCCCAAGGCAAGCGCATCCAAGGCTTTCCCCTTCAGTTTATTCTTCTGTTTGGTCGCATTTGCAAACATAACCGATCTATTGTTGATTGTTGCTTGGTGTGTGAGAATTCGTTTTGTGGACGTGTGCTTCGGTTCCTCAGTGAAACCATACATCTTCATATGCATTTAAGGTCTGAGCTGGTaacctataattttatatactccGTATCAGTAACAACTAACAACTTAACATGAGGTATGGGTTTTCAGTACAATAGTTTATACACAAGGATGTCATCCAGCTTTATAAAGTGTAGAAGTTCAGGTTACTCATCATTGAAAATACTGATATAGTAGAAACTTTTCGATTTTGTCAATTTCACATTATGGTAATATTCACGGAAACTTTTGGATTCTTTTCTTGGTTAACTTCGTTTGATTTACCCTGTAATACCTCTATCTTTGGTTTTAATATGGTCTCCGTTACACAACTTTGACCATTTActtttcttatatatgttagttattttttaaaataatataaaatatggtaatataatttactTATAACTAATCCAAATACCTGTTtttcataaaagttttaaaactaCTACttctaaaaacaaactaaaaaaatggagaTATGTGTTGTTAGTGCCACGTGTTAGTATATTTGACTGTGTTCTTTCgttagatgaagatgaaagataaaagattatttgttttttgtgaTAGCTGTTTCATGGTATAAAcatgaaattaactattacaaagttaaaaatctgctttagaaatgtgagatgatcaacttttatattaaaactttttacaaaaataaagtgTTTATCTGTTTgggaagcatgcatgcaaaaggTGAGGAATAATCTGTGAAAAAGAACGCAAATGACTGAATGCCAATGTGGCTCCTGCAAATTTAGAAAACAGATAAATTGCTATTTCTGTTCAA
This is a stretch of genomic DNA from Oryza brachyantha chromosome 1, ObraRS2, whole genome shotgun sequence. It encodes these proteins:
- the LOC107304678 gene encoding protein NONRESPONDING TO OXYLIPINS 2, mitochondrial-like isoform X1, whose translation is MASLARAAAAAARTVLRPAPLAGRVLGSPLPAPLASSPAPARAARILRRTAAASAGLETLTPLHSAVAGARLRSCIAADSSCWSSLSQGYALPL
- the LOC107304678 gene encoding protein NONRESPONDING TO OXYLIPINS 2, mitochondrial-like isoform X2, which encodes MASLARAAAAAARTVLRPAPLAGRVLGSPLPAPLASSPAPARAARILRRTAAASAGLETLTPLHSAVAGARLRSCIAADSSCWSSLSQGLKKRI